The Flavobacterium johnsoniae UW101 genomic interval TGAAAAAAGCGAAAGAACACAATATTAAAACAGGAAGTATTTCCTGCATCAGCAACGGACTTATTGCTCAGGAAGCTGATTATCCGATTGAATTAATTGTAGGACCGGAATTCTTAACAGGAAGTACAAGAATGAAAGCTGGAACGGCTCAAAAACTGACTTTAAACATGATTTCTACTTCGGTAATGATAAAACTGGGGAAAGTAAAAGGCAACAAAATGGTCGATATGCAGCTGTCTAACGAAAAACTGGTAAAGCGAGGCATTAAAATGATTATGGAAGAACTAAACATTGAATATGATTTAGCCGAAGAATTACTGCACAAACACAAAAGCGTAAGAGCTGTTTTATTAGCTCAAAACAAAAATCAGGAAATCTAAAAACTGCAGTATTTAATTAAACACATAGCAACATAGATCTAACACTATAAAAAAGGCGTTTCACTTATTTAAACACACAGAGACAGCTATGAGTTAGAAACATGTTTCTTTTTAAATTCTTTACACATATAAAACCTATGTCCCTATGTGTTAAATGTTTTTTTTATGAATTAATCCAATACGTTTTTATAGATTTATACAAATCAAAAACTGAATTTTCATTTTTTGAGTTTTTAACGGCGACCTGACCGATTAACAATCTGTCAGGTCAAATTAAAATCCGTTATTTGAATAAATTATAAAAAACCAAAACCACCAAAACTATAAAATGACACCAACTACCATTCTTCTCCTTATTATCGTTTATTTCGGAACCCTATTCTATATCTCACACAGAGTGAGCAGAAAAGACAGCGGAAATGATGCTTTTTTTACAGCCAATAAAAACTCCAAATGGTATTTAGTTGCTTTTGGAATGATTGGAACTGCTCTTTCCGGAGTAACCTTTATATCCGTTCCCGGAGAAGTTGGCGCACCAAGCGGTGAACAATTCAAATATTTTCAGTTCGTTTTAGGAAATGCTCTTGGTTTTATTGTAATCACAAAACTATTGCTGCCGTTGTATTACCGAATGAACCTGACTTCAATTTATGGTTATATTGAACAAAGAATGGGGCTTTACAGTTACAAAACTGCCGCTTCTATTTTCTTAATCAGCAGAACCATAAGTTCAGCATTCAGGCTTTATCTTGTTGTAATTGTATTGCAGCGTTTTGTATTCGATTACTTTCATATTCCATTTGCCTTGACAGTATTAATCTCTTTACTGCTTATTTTCTCTTATACGTACAGAGGCGGATTAAAAACGATTATTATTACTGATACTTTACAAACGTTTTTTCTAGTAACATCAGTTTTTCTTACTATTTATTTCATCTGCGACCGTATGGATTTAAGTGCCATCAGCGCATTTGAAGAAGTAAAAAACAGCAACTATTCTAAAATATTTTTCTTTGATGATTTCTTCGGAAGCAAATTCCATTTTGTAAAACAAATTTTAGGCGGAATGTTCGTAACCATCGCCATGACAGGTCTGGATCAGGATTTAATGCAAAAAAACCTGAGCTGTAAAAACATTGGCGAAGCACAAAAAAATATGTTCACTTTTACAGGAATCTTTGTAGTTATTAATATTTTCTTTTTAAGTGTTGGAGCTCTATTATATATTTATGCTAATAAAAACGGAATCGCTATTCCAACTGATTTAGTTACAGGAAAACCCAGAACCGATTTACTCTTTCCTGAAATTGCCTTAAATCATTTAGCAGTAGTTCCAGCCATTGTGTTTTTACTGGGAATTATCGCGGCGACTTTTGCCACAACAGATTCGGCATTAACAGCTTTAACAACTTC includes:
- a CDS encoding sodium:solute symporter, with translation MTPTTILLLIIVYFGTLFYISHRVSRKDSGNDAFFTANKNSKWYLVAFGMIGTALSGVTFISVPGEVGAPSGEQFKYFQFVLGNALGFIVITKLLLPLYYRMNLTSIYGYIEQRMGLYSYKTAASIFLISRTISSAFRLYLVVIVLQRFVFDYFHIPFALTVLISLLLIFSYTYRGGLKTIIITDTLQTFFLVTSVFLTIYFICDRMDLSAISAFEEVKNSNYSKIFFFDDFFGSKFHFVKQILGGMFVTIAMTGLDQDLMQKNLSCKNIGEAQKNMFTFTGIFVVINIFFLSVGALLYIYANKNGIAIPTDLVTGKPRTDLLFPEIALNHLAVVPAIVFLLGIIAATFATTDSALTALTTSFCVDFLGMDKSENTKKNTVRTRHLVHISFSVLIFFVIIIFNTINDSSVVGMIFKVASYTYGPLLGLYAFGLFQKSRYVNDKLVPFICLLAPFLTYLINENSKLLFSGYVFDNELIVLNGLITYLGLYITSSRSHEKISF